The genomic region ATAAATGACATATGACAGTTCTTGTAAAAAAGTAGCAAAATCAAATTATTTGCTTAACAATTACTCGTATAGCTTGCAGAatgataaaactaatttataaaacttatctTAAAACTTCTATTAACAGAGGcagaacaaaatgtttaattatttcaagttaGTCAAATACAAATAGAAATTGTTTGGTTacgtattaaatatatatatatacgtgtgcgTGTGTTAAATTAGcagaatataattataacattttctcCACATATGAAGAAAATGCAGGCTTAAAGTTTCatgttctaaaaatatttttgattttagtTAAACTAGTAGGTATTTGATGTTTTCAAACCTGACCTGAACAGCATCTTATGCAACACATGAGCTAAACGGCCAGGTTTAAGTATTAATTTAGAACTGCTACTTCTAAAGTGGTCTCTGGTCAGTAGCACACGCCGTCTGTACAGCATCTGTCCACCAGATAGTAGGTTCAGTGTCATAGCTTCCCGAAGCATGTTCAATATGAAATCGTGACTCGAGTCTTGTGCCTTCTAGTCCACATCCTTCAGTATTATGTTTTGTCCGCCCCAGATTTacagcaatgaaaaaaaaaaaggtaacttgTAAGTTCGGGTACAACCAAGTACTCAGATAGCCAGCGATAAAGAAGAACTGGAGGATAAAAAAGGATTAGACGGCAATATTCGAAAAGGTGGAGAATTTGAGAAATTGGAAGAGGTTTTACTGAAAAGGTGTGGTGTACCTTACTAGGAATCGtacttttgtattttacagtACTGTTTTAAGCTTCGAAGTTGCAATATTCCAAGATGAAAATGGAaactaatttattaactttttacgTATCTATGTCTCACAAGTGTTAATTTAAAGTCGATGTGAATTGtcagtttaattaattattttaggaGAGAAACAGCTATAGCAATAACATTAGCTTGGATAAATAACAATAATGGCTGCtgcttttacatatattttactttaaatcaaTACATTAAATCAATCAGATATAATCATCATACTCGTCAAAACATAAAGTTAAGTTTAGTTTCAAGCCTGacaaaaaatatgacatttttacttcttttcttctgACAGCAACTTCAAGTTTCGGAGAAGTGAATCAGCTAGGAGGCGTGTTTGTTAACGGCCGGCCACTTCCCAATGCTGTTCGACTTCGAATCGTCGAGCTTGCAAAACTAGGAGTTCGCCCATGTGACATTAGCCGCCAATTACGTGTGTCCCACGGCTGCGTCTCAAAGATCTTGACTCGCTATCACGAGACAGGTTCCATTTTGCCAGGAGCTATCGGTGGCAGCAAACCTCGTGTCACTACACCTAAAGTTGTAGCCTATATTAAAGACCTAAAACAAAACGATCCGACTATTTTTGCTTGGGAGATAAGAGAGCGCTTGTTGGCTGACGGGTTGTGTGATAAGCACAATATTCCTTCTGTCAGCAGCATCAGCCGAATTCTGAGAAATAAAACTAGATCATTAACCTGCTCTCTGAGTACTCGCTACCTTTATGAATCGTCTAAGACAACCAGACTCTTGTACCATCCTTTTTATCCTCACACCTATTCTTCCACTCCACCAACAATAACCTCTTTGGCTTCCAACTACTCTGCTTCATCAATTACGAATATGATACCTCTAGAGATCGCTAGTCCTCCCACAACCTTTGCTCCAGTAGGTGGCTGGCCTTTGTCTCACTCCGTATCTTCTCTTCTCGGTCATCAGGTATCTTTAAAACCTGAATCACTCCACAGAAAAAATATGTTCTCAGATAGCCAGTTTAGTAATCCCGTCCAACCGTGCAACACAGATGGTCAGAACAACTACATGTACACTCAAACTTTGCACAACACATATCTTGATCCTCTTCCCAATCCACTGCCTGAAGCAAGAAGTTCCGCGATTCAAAAACCCAACTCGTGTACAAGTTCTTAAACTCAAAATCAATGTTGTCTGGAAAATGTACTGTTGTTCAACCTATTAGACACGTGAAGAGCTAtgttttatctaatttttttttataactttctctTCCGTAAACCTTATAATGAGATTATTTTGCGTGATGTCTTACTCTCAGATTCTTCTATTCTTTTCGTTCGAGATATtcagaaaacacaaaatttaCGACTTCACATTATTATAAAGATCGAGTCATAATCAATTTTTTATACTCTAATTATTTGTATCTTGTTAGTGTCCTTTCCACTACTAAGGTTTgacaaagttttatttcattgttttctatTTCTCGCTATCTGTACCAACTTTCTTAATTCATGTTTCTCAACTAAATGTCATTAGGTAATAATACAAGTGAGTCTCTGCTTGACTTttgcttttcttcaattttacCCATCACAATCCCTTCCAACATTCCCTTAAATCTAATTGTTTGTCTCAAGTAGATCatcttcagtttttttattttatacttgcgTGATAACCTTTACTGAAGATGGAGAGAAAGGTGTTATGATTGAACGTCAAATAGATAACgtagtaaaaatattaccaaGAACAGTAGATATTAGCTACCTTTGTGTATATTATTCTCAGACTGTATCtattattttgaaatagtttttaatgtgcaattttttaaagtttaacaaaaaatTCGAGCAAGTTTTTGATTTGAAAATTCAGTTCAATATTTGCTCTAAAGTTTTGATATAGCAGTACTTTACATAAATATCATTTTTGACGCATGAAATGCAttgtattcaataaaaataaataaagatttttgtaATAGGAAACTCAATTTGTTGATAATCTGGTTgcatttaaaaatcatttgaactaataaaatacatGACATTGTTGGGCTAGGTCAATGTCAATTAAAGCTTCATTTTATAGCTAGCTAAACATAAAGTTTAGTCTTAATTAAGCTACAGTCTTTTGATTTTTATCACACAACAACAGCATAATAAGAGTGAATAATATATTGAAGAGATGTAGAAGTCgttatttttaatgcaatatcatattttaacaacaaagaacGTCCGTATGTCGAGTTTCAATTGCTTACAAATACTGGGAATATTATTCCGAGTAAATGGATATTTATTCCCACCAAACAGCTTATCCCAGAAATTTCTACTTGTGATACAAAATTTTGTTCGTTACAACAAGTCAACATTTTATTCTAGGTAGACATTCtacgaaatgtttgtttgtttttaaatttcgcgtaatgctacacgaaggctatgtGTATTaaccatccccaatttagcagtaagactagagggaaggcagctagtcttcaccatccaccaccaacatttgggctactcttttattaccaacgaatagtgggattgagcgtcacgttacaatgcccccacggctgaaagggcgagcatgattggtgtgacggggattcgaacccgcgaccctgagattacgaatcgagtgccttaaccacctggcatgccGGTGTAACGATTTGAAATTACCCCCGTTTTCAAGTTACTCCCCGGTAATATCAAATCGTTTTCAGAGTACCGGGGGAGTAACATAAAATCGATTTTAAATTATCCCTTCTTCTAAcgccaaaatgacaaacataatgattgcttttaatatttgtagtgcgTGTCGAGTACGTATCTAAGTACATGATAATAAGCAAAAGgcctattatttcttttattaaaatagatgatttatataagataaaaggtattttaagggCTCGTCCTCGCCAGACCACAAGGTTTACATACTGTcttcattcaatatattgtaatttatatatattaatttttttatatttctttatgcgcactgaaataaaaatgagtgattgatagcatgagatatagaacatgataaatattcgaatttttacattattattaatgtgttaatttcatttacacacaCTGAGTGCGATAAAAACGTCTAGCATCTTAACAAACCGTTACAACGAGTCTATCGGGAAGGGGTAGTTTGAAATCAAAGGTGGTAAGATGAAATCGATTTCAAACTATCCCCGGGGTAACATTTACAGGGGGTAGTTGGAAATCGGTACACCGGGTCCCTACAAAATGTCTTTTAAATTTTGGAAGATAACTTTTTTAATTAAATCTGGGTTGATGTGAAATATTCAACTTTGAAAACTTAGAGAAGCTGTGGTTAGTGTAAGTCCCTcacagtttattatattattcaacaAGTGCTGCATTTAAACAACATTCACCACAACAAAGCAGTACAATTTCCGCTCAGAAAAGAAGAACATATAATCAGGTtagtaatatcagaaaataaaaaaataacactgaaagtaaGGATTTCTGACTGAAATCTATCCTACCATTTTCATCTGGCTTCTGTCTTTGAGTGAATGTACACTTTCGGGTTGTTCTGAGAACCGACACTTGAAATCAGTCCGTTCGCTAGtgctctgatttttttttcttgcttataTATAACAGTGTACAACATAGATTTGACATATATAGGACGTAGGCTTGTATAAACTACatagaaaaacaattttagttAATTAGTGAATTAGAAATGATGTGTGTAACATCTGATTTCGTTTTAGAAAAGGAAGTCGTATAATTCATACACAGCTTTTGTTACACACGTCTCTTCATGTTTCCGTTATAATATCAGAAATAATAACTATAGATACATTGAAAAATGAATGCGCATAAAAATGGATGGACGAATAGACGTATTGATAGATTGACAGGCACTTGTAAATATAGTGGATGGATGAGTGAATAAcgtgaaacatttgtaaacagtgatcttgttatttttaaagacatgcacctttaaaattgttttttgaatatGATACCTATGTAATTATTTCATGACAAACAAATAACATCCATGCACGCCCAGGCGGACAGAAGAGACATatagttttacttatttcttatacattcgaaaatatgtgcatatatattgttttacaccGAACaattttctatatatacatattatctTTCCGAGTGttataacaaacaatttatacaaataaatcgAAAAGAACACGATAATCAAATTGTATTCAGTcaagaaacaaagtaaatatacctGATTTATCTATAGTTACAGTAgtatatacataattaatattccaaaaactacaagacagtgataaatatatattgtaaggGAATAATATAGCTTCCGTATAAGCGTACTATTAATGCATATACCTTGATCACAAAGTGTGTAGTACAGCACACTAATGAGCGTCGTATtagcttcaaataaaaaaatcacgttcCGCAGTTTT from Tachypleus tridentatus isolate NWPU-2018 chromosome 1, ASM421037v1, whole genome shotgun sequence harbors:
- the LOC143255220 gene encoding paired box protein Pax-1-like, giving the protein MMATSSFGEVNQLGGVFVNGRPLPNAVRLRIVELAKLGVRPCDISRQLRVSHGCVSKILTRYHETGSILPGAIGGSKPRVTTPKVVAYIKDLKQNDPTIFAWEIRERLLADGLCDKHNIPSVSSISRILRNKTRSLTCSLSTRYLYESSKTTRLLYHPFYPHTYSSTPPTITSLASNYSASSITNMIPLEIASPPTTFAPVGGWPLSHSVSSLLGHQVSLKPESLHRKNMFSDSQFSNPVQPCNTDGQNNYMYTQTLHNTYLDPLPNPLPEARSSAIQKPNSCTSS